The Cannabis sativa cultivar Pink pepper isolate KNU-18-1 chromosome 8, ASM2916894v1, whole genome shotgun sequence genomic interval GTGACACATTAAATCTGCCATtaattcttttatatatatgtggaataatgaaataaaaagaTTACAGGAGAAGAAGGGAATATCAAATTATAAGGTAGGGTCCTAGTAGTAAAATCAGTGGATTTGATAGAGAAAAAAGTCAAAGGACCAACCAAGTATGGAAAATTGGAAGATGGGTTGCACGTGCCATGCACAGAGGTTAAGCTTTCGGCTAaatctataatatttttttttatttttttatttttttattttttaaaaaaatgatattccTCCCATCTCCATTCCATTCTCCACGACTGTGACATTCTCCCACAAAATACGATTCCATGGGAAATGGATTACCCCAATAACCCAAAACTCACTCTCCCCATTTTTCAAATCCTTTTGAAAACTCTCATTTTCAAGATAAGAATCTCACGCTCACTTTTTTCGTTTTCCTTTTGGTTTTTCCAGCCTCAAAATTAGGAGGAGGCTTCACCCCTTTTGATTTTTTCAACAGTATGGATCATTTCGCTCTCTTTTCACAAAATAAATAGTGAAACAAATTAAGTTTGTAAATAATATCACTCCTATTgctcaatatttttttagtagtcTTTTTTTTGAAAGACCACTTATAGAGTTATAGAGACAGTGATAGCTGTATCAGTGTTTATTTACatcatttatatattaattgtgGTTGATGAGTATCAATTAGAGAAGGCACTTGTGAAGTTTCAACATGTGGGACccctcaatattttttttttttagtgtcaTGAGAATCATCGTCCACTTGGGCTTTGCTTGTTTTCTTTTATTGGTCTCATCTTTTTGTTAAATGTATAATAAATCATGGTCAATTCAATGGAGTTTAGCACTACGTAAATACACTCATCATTTGCACATTTGATTTTGGAATGGTTTATGTTTCAACTTTCAAGTTTTTACATGGAAGCCACTAAAGTGACTCATCAGACTAAACTAAGGGATCAAATAGGACATTGGctagtttaaaattaattccTTAATGGGACAAAAGTTTGACCTACTTGCAAGAAAACTAGAGCCTTGAAAACCTAAGAAGAAGACATAAGGCAAACGACATGAAATTACattggaaaattttaaataatagagGAATGAACAGATAAAGTGCACCCCTTGAACATGTgtgctaaaataaataaagaaaaaagtaatgaagaatatataaatacttaaatataACCAAACAATGAATAGATAAAGTTTAAACCTTTTTAATGTTATGGAATTTGGAATAACTTTGGTTAGCTTCCAAGTACCACCCTACAAACAACCGCTTTTCAATGCATTGCCTCACCCAATGAAATGGATTATTATGTTTTCTAACTTCtttttttaaggataaatattattttaaattttatgttttgcaaaaaaatgtatattttgtaAAAGATATTGATTGAAGGTTAAATGATAAATTAgatttgtatattttaaataatataaaatagtatcttttattgattttttttttttgtataatttaaaaaatataagatctAATTTATCATCTACATAACAAAAagtcaaattaataatttttaggaaatataaaatctaaaatagtATTAACAATTCTTTTAATCAACAAAATCTATTTCTTAGTACCTTTAGTGGCAATTACGTAATAACCTCTAATATTTGGGGGCATTAATGACCTCTTGATTTACTATGCCATTGTAGTCTGTACAGCAATTGTTCCCTTCCCTGCTTTTGGAATAAATGCTATGCATTGatacagaaaaaaaatatatatgtacataaagAAGAAAATATAAGGCTAGAAATTGCTTGGTGACACGTGGGACTTTGTAGAGttaaccttttaaattttgttaacaAATAGAATAGGAAAAGTAATTGACTTGTGTTGCACTGTTGCCTTCAATTTGAAAAGGGggaaaagaaattaacaaataacaAGTTGTGTTAGGCCAAATATTTGTGacgataattataattaactatgaATGGGAATAAAGCTAGATATGTGCAGCTGAGAAATACAGATGATTTTTTCTCTTTTGCCATAAATTTAATGTTTTCTCACTCAAGAGCTGTGAGTTGTCACCCTCCATGTATTAATGTATCAACAGAGACATATCAATCTTTGCCctaataagtccattcaatatgGACCAAACCCATTCTTGGTTTTGCAAGATTCTTCCTTTCTTTTACCCTAAAGAAAATGAGGATACAGGGAGAGCGGAATCCAACTTTTCAAGTTTCGAATATTGAACTTTAAGAGCTTTCTTTCAGAAAATAAGAATGGCATTTCAGTAGCAAAATAAATATGGTACAAAAAGCGTTTCCCTCTAGTATAACATATGCAGCGTGGTTTAACATAATTGTGATATTTTTCAGTATTTGTTGGAATGAGAAAATGACTCATCGATTAAGCAGTCCATGATCATTGAAATATAAACAAATTACAAATTGGCATGGACAGTGAATATTGGTCCAGTGTTCTTGGGAATAAAATGAAGAAGATTTTCAAGAACATGTTTTGAATAAGTAGATTATCGATACAAGTATATATCTTATTACAGTTATAAGCATGTAATAGTATCAGATAAACCTATTCATACTAAGAATGAAAGAAGTAGATATACCATTCAGAGGTTGTATTGATTAGACAATTGAGCTGAGTGCACCAAACTGGGTGCATATGCTTTTTAAGCaaccaaaagaaaagaaaaacgtATCTTTTCAGTTTACTTCTTTATCGGGTCCAAAATACATGGTGTAACACACTGATATTACAATAAGCAAACATCCAACAAGTCCACCGAAAGTTGGAGCTAGGCTTAACCAACCAATGCCCCACAATTGTGATAGGGCTGCCTGAAAGAgggaaaaaattatatatgagaTAAATGAGTTTGTGGATGTGCAAGTAACCAAGATTTAAAGTGCAATACCATAGGATCTTCCGGAAAAGAGAAATGAAAAAGTGCTACCAGCCAGAGGAAAGAAAGATACAATATGAAAATGCCATCTCTAAGATTCGAAATTTACAGACCTCCATAATTGAATTGATAAGCTTTTAAGTGTTTGGAGGTAGTAGGAGAAATTTAAAAGAGGAACCACCTTCAGTAACAAACAAAACTGAATCTTTTCTTGTTTTTCGAGCACATAATGTTTTAAACATTTAACAAGCAAAGGCCAATTGGGACCTTgttttgttaattattttaatcttCAACCAATGAAAAACTTGTAAGCTTTATTGTGCCAAGTTTGTTGATATTGCAGTGTACTGTAATGTCTATCCTCTTACATTATTTGTTTCTGAATAGCACATATACAAGGGAAGAGATTTCTAActaataacatataaatagtACCTCAAAGAATTGAACATTTGCTACTTTGCTGGTTTTCTCGAGCTGCAGTGCACGTGCTAAAAATACCTGATATTGAACAAGTTCAGAAATCACCATGATGCCCATAGAAAGTAATATGGTTATGCTTAGAAACTTGAATCTTAATGAAAGTAGTTCAGGATCAAACCTCTGCAAAAAAGGCTAGAATGCCGAGTATAACCATGAGTGTAAACGAATATAAACTGGGTAATACAAAATCCTGCAATATGAACAAAAACCATAAACAGAATTATAGCGAACTGATTTACAAGGACTTGGCACACTTAGTCTACACTTAGTCTCATAAATCAACAAAACGTAGTAACATGAAGTTTGGAAACCACATTTTCCTCCTTAAAAAAGCTTCCTAGTCAAAACCAAATCTTTATTAATCCAAACCATAtcaagtttttattttctttgtcaTGCAGCCTATATcaagtttttatttataaagtACAGTATTGTGGCCAAATTCAATTTACCTCAAGAACAAAAGAACAAATTCCTGCAGCAGGACTAGACAGTACACCAAATGCAAAAACTGTTGACCTGAAAAAACGAAGTAGAGAATCTTCTAAGAGAAGAGTAATGTAAAACTATCTTTCCAAGATTCCATGTCAGACATATCACAAGAAGAACAGGTCTCGTTTCTTGACATATAAATGGCATTGTTTAATTTCccaagttttctttcttttttgtgtATTAAGGTCGTCCACAGTACAGCAATAATTGATAAGAAACAATCAGTGGCCTTACAATGGCTGATCAGATGCCTTTGCGCCAGCCCTTATAAGGCAATAGCTGATTCCACCTGTTAAAGCTGAGAATAAACCAACTAAAATGGCATACATATGGTTACTTCCCCAAATATATGATGCATTGCTGCCTTCCCCATTAGTAACTAGACCTCCTGCATGCATCTGTAAATGATAAATAATTGCACGGAATAATAGTTTCTCATAAGTTGATctagtttgttttgttttctttttttttaagagcACAAATGCACAATTTGACTAAGTCTTACCACCCAATTCAAAGTAGGTTCTTCCGTAAACTCAATTCCGTACCTTGTGTCGTAAGCACTCCACGGCAAATGAAGAGTACCCCAAAGAAACTGCAAGCTAGACCTGAAAGGTTAATTACAATAGAAAAGTCATCATTACATGCCTAAAAGAGATAGTTAAATTTCTGATTATGGGAGCAAACTAGCAGCCACCAAGACGCCGCTCCTTACAGCCATAGGAAAATGTTGCTCTCAAGGACCGACCATGATTATGACAAATTTCAATATGCATCAGGCCACAAACTTCTGATTGTCTCAATGCAAAAAAAGTGTATGATATTACCATAACAGACATGAAGGTGCATATAGATTGGCAAGCATTCCCCTATATTGTTTCAGGCAGATcaactattttaaattaaaaaattaaacaaaaacaaTAGATACCTCCAATATCTgcaattttcaatttttcatgtaaaaCTATCCTTGCCATAACTGAAGCCATAATCGGAGTTGTAAAGCTCAAAAGTATAGTCTGGGAAAAAGGTAGTCTCTGAATGCTGAAACAAAAATGAGCCAAGTTTTAGTTATTGCTACTAGCCTACTGCGGTCCATCAATCAATGTCATGTACAGTATCACGAACAAGAACAAACCAACAATGAAAAACTTACCAGTAAATAAAACTCATCAATGACAAAAATCCCACAAGGGCTCTTGAAATCAAAAGATACCTAACATTTGCTAGACCCCGTATTGGTTGGCCAGTTTTATTCAACCACATATATGAACAAATCAAGATTATTGTACATCTGACGAATGCAGTCTCAAACAATGGAATTGACTGAACTGtcacaacaacaataaaaaataattaaaaagatttctatattcattttaCAAATTAGCAATTAATTAAGGTGATaatgatgaaatcatcaagtcAATTGTCGATGCTTGCAATATATTGCTAGACATATTATATAAGCATGCTAAAGCTTCATACTGTCTTACTTTAGGGAATTTCACAATTTTAGCTTTTTTGGTGACCTTGTGCAATGCTTACTTTTTATTGTTTCTCCAGCTTCTCACAATTTTTGGTTTTGGGAAACATATATCAGGCTACCAAAAATCTGAATATGTCCTGAATCTTATGGATTTTCAATTAAGGTACAGAAATTACTTACCAGAGAAGACATTAGAAACGACTCCCATGAGAAAATAGACGGTAGACGACACAGCCATACACAGAATACCAGAGTGTCTAGATCCACCCCATACCCAAAAAACAAATTGTGAAACCGGAGAAGTCTCCAATTCGACTAATCTCGTTACTGGTTCCTACATTAGGATAACCCCAAATCAGTAAAACAAACCAACCTCCCAATTTTCACTATCTGATGAACCAATGGCATCAATTTCCCAATCAATTAATACAAAACAAGTTAGAAAATCAAAGTCCTTCTATTTTCTTATCCTCTTCTAGTTCTTAAGGTCAATAACGAAATTGAACTCTTCAAAGCATTTATCTACAGGTTACAAATTCAATTTCAGATAAACCAAAATAATTAATCCAAATCAAAATACGTGGGTTACCAAAAGAAGCTTCGATGATCATGTTGGAAATTCAATTACCAGCAAGAACaatcaataaatgaatcaaTTTTATGATTGTTACCTTAGGTTTTTTACGGGGATAAGAAATTGTGAAAATGTTGATTTTGGGCCTCTCCGCCTGAGTTAAGAGAGGGCTTATCTCCTCCAATTCCGAAGCTACAACCTCATCAATTTCCGATGCCAACCTCTCGCGCACGCTCAGCTCTACGACGTGTTCACCGACAGCGTTGTCCGTCGTCGCCATTACCTTGAAACTAAAACCCTGGTAATGTTTACGGGAGCTGGAAGTTCATTTAGTCAGCCACTACCGCATCGCAGGCACCTCCTCTACTCTCCTCCCCTCTGTATGTGGAAACTGACGGGGAAACGGTCTCTAAGCTGTTGGATTCTACACGTGGCAACGGGTTGGAAACTACGGGTCCCACATGGACACACCGTTGACAAATCGACGGCCATGATACTAGTTTGAAAAAATGTttcattgtttgtttgttttagaGTTTAATCTTGTTATTCCCTTAAAATAACTATTTTTAAGAAGTTAATGTTAgatactttaaaaaaatataaggaTTAAATTATTCTCTTTGGTTATAATAATTAGGAAACAAATTTCACTTTGTATGTGTGgatgtattttgtttagtgataaataataaaaaaaaatatattaaatcaaattttaatattttttagaaagaaatgcactaaaaaaattcattaacaGCATGGATAGGATGGAGTTGTTTCGACCTATAAGCTTATGCAATTTTGTTTATAAGGTGATTTCTCACTTATTGTCCTAGCGTCTAAGAGGGATTATGGATCAAATTGTCTCACTATTTCAGTCCACTTTCATTCTGGGAAGTTGGATAGTTGATGCTACTGTTTTAGCTCATGAAGTGGTGAATACCATCAAGAAGAATAGAAGCAAAGGTAGTTTGATGGTTGTGAAAATAAATatgcataaagcttgtgatggGATCAAACGAAAATTCCTCGAGACGATCCTGAAGGCGCATGGGTTCTCAGAGCATTTTGTCCATCTTGTGATGAAATGTGTTTCAAATGCCTCCTGTGTGGTTCTTCTTAATAGTAAACCACTTCAACACAGGTCTTTGAGGAGAGGTTTGAGACAAGGGAACCATATTTCTTCATTCTTATTCCTTCTATGTAATGATGTGTTGTCTCGACTGATTTAGAGGGCGCAAGATGAGGGTAAGattcagggaattaaacttgctAAGGATGCTATCCCAATTTCTCATCTTATGTTCACAGATGACACTGTCTTGTTTGCTCGAGCTACTCAACAAAATGCTAGTGCTATTGGAGAGTGTGTTAAAAAGTATGAAGAACGGCAGGGTCAGTTGTGTAGTAAGCATAAGTCAAGTATTCTTTTTTCTAAGAACTGTTCTAAAGAAAAAATGTTTGAGATTGAAGGCATGTCGGATATTAAAACAACAACTCAAGTTGGGAAGTACTTCGATAACCCTTTTGTGTTTTAAAGGAGGAAAATACAAGattttaatttcataaaagATAAACTCAAGAAAAGATTACAAGGGTGGAGGATGAAGACTTTGTCATATGCGGTGAGACTTGTATTAATTAATTCGGTGGCTCTTGCTACCCCAATTTATTACATGTCTACATTCAAGATCTTAACTACCCTTTTGGAACGAGCTAGATTCCCTGGTTTGTAGATATTGGTAGACTGGGATTGTCGAGAAAATGCATTTTTTGGCAACTAAGAATTGGGAGAAATTGTGTCAACCGAAGCAGAGAGGTGGATTGGGGTTTAAAAGGTTCGAGGATTTTAACTGTGCATTGATTGCGAAGTTAGCTTGGGAAATGGCTTTTAATATGGATAAGTCGTGGGTGAGAGTCCTCTGGACCAAGTATTGCTCTTTGGACTCCTTTTGAAGTGTTCAAGCTAAAAAGTCTGATTCTAGGATATGGACGTAAACTTATCCTGGAAGACTCGTGTATGATCTTAGCGAATGGAAAGGATGTTGATATTTGGTGGCAGTCGTAGATCCCATGGCTCAATTATGATGATTTCAAGAAGATCATGGAATTGATTCGACTCAAGGCCCCCCATTTGAGAAAAGTAACAAACCTTTTGGATAAATCTCATAAAAAGTGGAATTTTTAGATATGTTTGACACTTATTTGGAGAGGAGCTTGAGGAGAGAATTGTCTTGATCAATATTGTCAAAGAGTTGAAAAGGGATACGATGGTGTGGAAATGGTCTGATAATGGAAAATTCAATGTTAAAGCAGCCTATTGATTGGATCATGAGCATCGATTTGATCTTGCTCTATTGCATCACAAGTTcatttggtttaaaaatatccACCAGAGATTGAGTCTGATGCTTTGGAAAATTTTTTGTGAAACTCTTTGACTAGAAATAAGTTTGCAAGTGACGGGAAGAGAGAATGTGTTCACGATCGTCGAAATCCCGAGTCATTTGTTTTTCAAATGTCCGTTTGCTAGGAGGCTCTAGTTTTGTGCTCGGTTTCCTCTAAAAACAGAGTGTTTTGATGAGCAGGATGCTTCTTTAGTCATCTCGACTCTTTGTCTATAgctgaaaggggacaagttagCACGTTTCCTTATGTGTTCAACAGTAAATTTTGATGTCTTGTAGAACCAGAGAATTTCCATTCTACATGGAGGTAGGTAAAGATCTAAGGACGTTGCATGAGGATATGAATAAAAGATTTACTGATTTTTCAAGCATTGATGTGCTGAGAGTTTTCTCGCTGTCACCTTCAAGGAGTGACCAAAAACTATGTTTTTAGGGACTAATGATGCTTTCAAAGATTCTTGGTGCGGTTGGACTATTGTGGCTGTTGACAGCAATAGTGCCTTTTCAGAGAATTTGTGTGGTCGAGATAAGGGGGATTCGACCTTGGAAACAAAATTGAAAGCAATTCTTTTGGCTTTGAATTGGGCTATAGAAAAAGGTTGAGATTCAATGGTTGTTTGCTCTGGTTGTTTGGTAGCAGTTTCAACTTTGGAGAAGAACTCCCAAACTAGCGCCTCACTGGTGTTTTCTTCCATATTTTATCTTTGTTGGTTAAGTTTAAGTttcttgtttttaaattttgtaacgTGACTTGATTACAATTGTTAATGTGTTTGGTTGTCTTTGCTAGACAACAAGGTCAGGTCTTGGACTCAAATAATCCTATTGATTTAAATTTAGTCCCTGAATTGAGGTTATCAAAGTAGTTTCAATGGAAACATCGTTGTTGTCTTGTTTAGCAAAAGCTAGGAATGCTTGGGAGTGAGACTGCATATCACGCTTATGAAAGCGTTTTAACGAAGAATACTGAGAGTGAGAGCCCAATACAATCTTCACtgacaaaattacaaaatcCCTCAATGATCTCCATAGATTTTCTTTGTCGGGCTAAAATACACATTCGGTAAAGGATAAGTAGTTCCGTGAGACTAAACTTTGTTCAAATGTTCACTTTGACTCACTTGAATTCTAGTATTTTTGATATTAATAAAACTTGCCTACATATTATGAAAAATCATCATTTTGATTTTTGCCTCAGTAAGCCAGTAAATTGACATCAAAAGAAATCAGTCGGTAATTCCAACATGTTAAATAATCGTAGCATCGCCGGTCAAAACTCTTCAAGAGCTACTGTCGACGTGGCATCGGTCCACACAGAAACATTTCCTTTTATCTAATTGAATTGAAAcatgttaaaatttattataaataaaaataaataattaaatttaaaaataagaagcCTCAGGAAAGCCAGTAAATTCACATCAAAGAATTTCAGACGGTAATTCCAATTGTAAACTAATCATCATCGGCCTcataaaattgatatttttttgttcAAAAATCAAGTAATATAATTTATGTATACGAAGATGTAATCGCACAAAACGGCTCCGTAGATCAATGAAAAATAAGATCAACAGATTCCTATCAAGATGCGAAAAAATTTGTTCTTGGACCAATCATAGCATCGCCGGTCAGAGCATAGAGCTACCGTAGACGTGGCATCGATCCGTACAAAATCAAATGCAGTAAAacgttattttaaatttcaaacaaAATTGCCAAACCCTCAGAGACCCGTTTAAAATCACACACACAGAGTGAGCACCGTACTCAAAACTCAATCCCAACCAATCAGCAAGAGCCCCGGAAAACGACAACGTTTCCACAGAGGAAACGAAGTCGAAAGGGTTTTGTGAGTGGTGAACTGGGAGAGACTAATGGGTACGATTGTGAACCCTCTGCTGTTTAAAGTGTCATACGGCACTTCCTATCAATTTTAGGGGAGTgcttcctcattgggatctttAACCCTAGAGCTAGCACAAGGATTATCCATTATTGGAGGCAAAGAAACAGATAGCCAATACTCAAAACTACAAAGATGATTgctataataatataaagaatATCAAACTAGGTCTAGAGAAGAACTTGAAAAACAGAGGATGAGTTAATGAGTGCTGAGGCCGCAGCTCCGAGCGAAGGGTAAGGGTAAGTATGAGATTAGGGCAGTATTTATAGATAATTGGATTAGGTAACATTTGGTTCCTCTCCAAACCCGTATGAGCTCAGCCCTAAAGACACAAGGGCCGGCTACTGTTGTAGCCCCAATGGGCCTGGTCCTTTGGCCCATTAAAAATACCTTCTTCCTTTTTGAGATGCACCATCAAAAATTAGAAagaggtattttttttatttatcaattaactaaaactacttctaattttatatttaattgaaacataccttttttttatatgtattgtacccaaaataccctgatataagagagtcacatggagagtatattgATGTGACAGGAGTAAAATCGGTAAAGTGTTTagaaaaagagataaaaatgataggttttaaaaaagagAGTAAGAATGAAAgagaacaatataaaaagggtataagGTCCAATTTCCTCAATTAAAAATACCTGATATTGAACAAAAGTTTAATAATAACTTAGAGCACAGTAACAGCTTCTTCTCTAAGAtagaagttttaaaaaaatttaaaaaactgtaaaaaaaaaaaaaaaacacaaccgCAAATTTACAATTTATACTTTACCAAAAAAGTattcattattaattattttaaaatttaataattattttagtacAGAGATATGtgcataatttataatatttaaaatgaataaaatatattaaaaaaatttaaaaagtgaaattttagtaatgtattttaaaaatttgatatatgatataatataaaagtatatcgtaaaatagataaaaaaacttgataatgtattttaaaaatggAATATTAAAACTGTTGTGAATGCTCCTAATCCTATGctcctttttcaaaaataataataataacttatGCTTTGGAAGGAAAAACAATTAACGAAATGCTGATGAAAGTAGTTCATAAGCAAACATGCCAATGCCAAGTACAATgacaagttaaaaaaaaattaaaatttataatggaACCCATACCAACCCTACCTTTTCATGTGCATGTTGTATTTCAAAAGATCAAATAATTCTgtatgggaaatttgaatttctatgcttacatTAGGGAATAATTTTTTTCCTAAATTTAAAATAGGGAATATTGGTAAAATGGGATAACATTTTCTTAATTCCCACAATACCCCCATTTGAAACCATcagccctctctctctttcgcctctctttctctctttctctctttctctctcactcGGTGCCGCACCCACACACCCACGACAGACCACTCACGGCAGACCACCCACGCCGTCGACGCTCAACCCCGACCAACCAGAACCAGCGACCCCGAACCCCACGAAAATGCCCCTCTCTCTCATCGTGAGTGACCGCCCCCACCATT includes:
- the LOC115701180 gene encoding uncharacterized protein LOC115701180 yields the protein MATTDNAVGEHVVELSVRERLASEIDEVVASELEEISPLLTQAERPKINIFTISYPRKKPKEPVTRLVELETSPVSQFVFWVWGGSRHSGILCMAVSSTVYFLMGVVSNVFSVQSIPLFETAFVRCTIILICSYMWLNKTGQPIRGLANVRYLLISRALVGFLSLMSFIYCIQRLPFSQTILLSFTTPIMASVMARIVLHEKLKIADIGGLACSFFGVLFICRGVLTTQGGLVTNGEGSNASYIWGSNHMYAILVGLFSALTGGISYCLIRAGAKASDQPLSTVFAFGVLSSPAAGICSFVLEDFVLPSLYSFTLMVILGILAFFAEVFLARALQLEKTSKVANVQFFEAALSQLWGIGWLSLAPTFGGLVGCLLIVISVCYTMYFGPDKEVN